Sequence from the Phragmites australis chromosome 11, lpPhrAust1.1, whole genome shotgun sequence genome:
CACGCAATGGATATGAGAATGTCACCAGTCCAAAACACCAAAAATTCAGAACATGAACCTGAAACTTGCAATTTTGACAACCGCAACACAACCCttcgctttcttcttctcttctcttttttttctccttttctttctctctcattttctttttgtttgacaCTAAAAAGCAAGCTCAACAACTATTTTTTGGATCTAGACTCTGAGGACAGAAATCGAAATAACATGaacacaagaaaaaaacaatGCACTAAAATGCTAATTCATGGATGGAAACCTTCATTAGCAACGAAAGCCGTGATACCAATTAATGTGTGCATGCTAGGGGTGCCTCGATCTTCAAGTAATCCATATCAGCAATACATAGTCCTTTCTCGTTCCACACTGATGCACCTAAGTCCAATCAAAGAAGAAGAGGTGGGGAGCACGACCAAGTCACAAGAATCCTTAGTTAGCATTCACTTATCATGTATTTGCTTAGCTTGTCTTCTCGTGATGGGTCTTTAAATTTTATTGATGCTTGAGGTGTAGACGATTATCTTGATCATGGAGATAATCATTTTTAACATGGTTGTTGAAGGTTAGGATGTCCTCACCTCCGGTGTCACATCTCAGATCCGTCTGGTCGATGGTTGTGCCCACCTGTTGTACGTCTACGTAGTTGGTGTAGGCAAATCAAGAACAAATCAAACTTGTTTTCCACACATGTTTGACAAGCTTTGTTTTCCACCGATCAGTTTGCTACATCACACTTGGTCATCTGATATTTTGATTTCGTTTTTCTTGTGGAAAATAGGCACAGCTAACTGCATGCTCTGTCGGCCTAACTGGCAGTCAAACATTGGTACGGCGATCGTCTTGCACACCCTCTCGCCGCGGTGCCGGCGACTCGACGTGCTTCAGCCTCCGCCTTGTCCCTCGCTCGTTTCCTTCCCCCCTTGCGAGATCTAATGACATATTGCATCTTGTCCTCTAAGCATTAAAGTGGGCCACATAGGACAGCTCACGACATTAGCAGTTGTGCTTAAAAGAACTGGATCGTGTAGGTCTTCTTTATTTCTGTCAGGTTCGCCCTCCCGGAACCCGATCTGTGGTGTCAGCAAGAATGACGTACGTTGCGGACGACAGAAGTACGCTCCATCGATCGCACTTGAATCATCATGGAAGAAAGAGGCTACGACAGAGAGAAGGAAATAATACATAATACACACTCCAAGTAGACTAGTGTTTTGTCACGCACGGCTGAAGACTGGCGTCAACGTAGGAAGTGGGGGCTAGCTGCAGTGACTTGCAACGCtgatttttttcactttttctgACCTCAGAAACGTCAGATTTTGGGACCTTTAGCACTGCCGATTGTGCACGGCTGGTTCCAAAACCACTGGCTCAGCCTTGGTTAATCGTTTCAAGCATATTGCCAATGTAAAGTTTAATGGTGAAATTTGTGTGCGAGAGAGATAGAGAGCGCTTTTTCTTAAAAGGAAAATCTTTTTGGAAGTAGAAATGTGCGTCACCAGGCAAACTTCACTTTCTATGTGCTAATCCAATGTAAATGGGCTTACAATTTCGTACTAGAATAGAGTAAGCTTCTCTGTTGACAGCTTTCAATTTTATAGCTGGCGTCAAATCACATGAAGAAATAAAGTTGTCAGCAGAAAAGACCTGCTGGATCAGGCGATCCACGATGCGTGTTGTGTTCCTACGTCGAACGTGCTCCCAGAGTCCCATGTCGGTCGGTTCGGTGCGTGGCAGCTAGCGGAGAGTCCCAAATTTCACTTGCGTTCCGCACATCATCTCAACCAGATTAATTTTGGCTCATCCACTGCAAATTTACTCAGCCCATGCATGTTTCGATTACATTTAGATTCTATTTAGCAGTTGtttctgatttaaattttttaaaagaagtgaTTATAGGGTTGTAgtgatttttaaaataaaatatatacagaaaaagttatTCTATATGAGAAATGAATAAGAGAaagttaatttttttctcacaatttctattttattttaaaaaatcacccCACAGAttttataaaaaactaaaaatcaaAAGAGCTGACTAATTTCAGCTAAAAAAACTACTCTACAAGCTCAACTAAACAGACGCTTACAGCACACGTTTATGCATTTTCTTGCTGCCACGATGTTTTCTTGCTGTGAAAGATCTGTAAATCCTCGCCgaccggcggcgacgacgaggcgGCTCGACAGGCATGGGCTTCCGAGCACTCCTCGTCGTCCGCTCGCTGCTTCCCCGTTGACAGCGACGAGTCCTTTCTCCGCTTCGTCTCAGCGTCGGCGGCGTCCTCGAAGTCCTCCAGCCTGAACGCCGGCCTCCACGGCGGCTCCGCGCCCGTCAACCGCTTTCTCGCCCCACCGCAGTGTGCCTCGCCACCATCTGTGCCAATGTCGGCGGCGGCGCTGTACGCGCCCCTCAAGGCCCTGATGTTGGCCAGCAGCGCGTAGAACCTCTCCACCtgctcgtcgtcctcctcctcgccgccgccggcgttcTCCAGGCCTCCCGCCGCGGGCGCTTCGGACAACGGCGTTTGTCGGACCGCTCGCGGGGATGACGGCACGGCATCAGCGTCGCTGCCGGCCGATAAAGGCTTCTCTCTACCCGCCTTGGTGCCGTCCATGACAGGCTTTGTTAGCTAGCTAGCAGCTGGTTGCTGGTAAGCTGGTTTGATTCGAGCAATGCTGTGCTGTTTATTGTGATCGACAGGGGACGATGCGAAAGAACTCGtcaagaggagaggagaggaggaatgGGCTGCGGAGAATACCGTTGAGGGATGGCGAGCGAATTTGTAAGGAAGGAGCATGTTTCGCGAGGGGAAGAAGGGGAACAATCGTGCACATGTTTCGCGAGGGGAAGAAGGGGAACAATCGTGCACATGTTTCGCGAGGGGAAGAAGGGGACCATGCACGGGGAAGAAGTGGAGTCACGTGTCTAACAATATAAATTGAATAACATTGCAATGCGAGATTTTGTTTTTCGATAATGTTGCTTGGCTACTTTTCCTGATAAAGTTACAGGCTAGATAGATCGACAAAGGCTTGATTATAGACCCTGGCGCACGGGTCACGTAGGACCGGACGATAACTAAGGATAATATCAAAGAAcatggaataaacttgggaaacagaaaaataatgattaatGAAGCTAGGTTCCGGAGTCTGATACATTGTTATTCTTCATAAACTACCTTCAAAATAtgggaaaaaaatctaaaattaaacaacatacataagcgtatttaccgaaatagacaacatattatcgtatttacaaatttaacatcCGTATTCAGTGTATCATttactgaaaatgaatttttggtACACCATACACCGAAAAACCCATATTCGATATATTCGGCACACAACGTGCCAAATACGGCTACaataccgtattcggcacacagtgtaCCGAATTAGTGACCACATGACAGGCAAaggccatattcgacacacagtgtgccgaatatggcactgtagccctATTCGGCaaacggtgtgccgaatatggttgATATTCAGCATATGGTGTGCTGAATACGAGTTACAGTgttatattcggcacacggtgtgccgaatacggttgatattcgacatatggtgtgccgaatacatgttACAGTgtgtgtgccgaatatgatcgAGCCCGTGGTTTTTGggcgtacggtgtaccgaaattctattttcggtaaatgatgtgCTGAACATGAATACTAAAAATGTAAATACGACaacatattgtctattttagtaaatacgctcatgtatgttgtctaattttagaggtTCTTTTACTAAATTCATATGATAGAAGCATTATACAAAACTTGATATACATTTACCCCTTCATCAACAAAAGTTTGATGAAAAGATGCTAATGCAAAAGTTTGTCATGCTTTGTCTGCTTGTATCATGTTTGACTGGACCGCAACAAAAAGCACAATAATATAGAATTCCATGCTCCTTAGGGGCACTGCTGTTGGGGAACGGATTGGTTACcctagcctaaaataaaaaaaattctactacattcacctaggaaacaatgcaagtaggagatcatagatcattaccacttgTCGCGCAGttcagcggaagaagagttgcagtagaccgatccaacatcgaGCGCGTTAAACTCCTCGAACAGCTTCTCGACCAGGTCCATGACCAGCCCTGCATAGATGAAcacactcctcgaccaactccgagcaggtggtcgtgctccttgactAGCCACCGAACAGATTTGTTGCGTCCTCAACCAGCTTTGAGTGATCGTGTCACGCTCCGTGACCAGCGCCGAGCAAGAATATCGACCAGCCGAGTAGCAACGTTAAGATCTACA
This genomic interval carries:
- the LOC133885150 gene encoding NRR repressor homolog 1-like, which codes for MDGTKAGREKPLSAGSDADAVPSSPRAVRQTPLSEAPAAGGLENAGGGEEEDDEQVERFYALLANIRALRGAYSAAADIGTDGGEAHCGGARKRLTGAEPPWRPAFRLEDFEDAADAETKRRKDSSLSTGKQRADDEECSEAHACRAASSSPPVGEDLQIFHSKKTSWQQENA